gaaccatcagacgtctcctctgaaacatgaaggaacatcagacgtctcctctgaaacatgaaggaacatcagacgtctcctctgaaacatgaaggagaaacatcagacgtctcctctgaaacatgaagaaccatcagacgtctcctctgaaacatgaaggaacatcagacgtctcctctgaaacatgaaggagaaccatcagacgtctcctctgaaacatgaagaaccatcagacgtctcctctgaaacatgaaggagaaacatcagacgtctcctctgaaacacgaagaaccatcagacgtctcctctgaaacatgaaggagaaccatcagacgtctcctctgaaacatgaaggagaaacatcagacgtctcctctgaaacatgaaggaacatcagacgtctcctctgaaacatgaaggaacatcagacgtctcctctgaaacatgaaggagaaccatcagacgtctcctctgaaacatgaaggagaaccatcagacgtctcctctgaaacatgaaggaacatcagacgtctcctctgaaacatgaaggagaaacatcagacgtctctgaaacatgaagaaccatcagacgtctcctctgaaacatgaagaaccatcagacgtctcctctgaaacatgaaggaacatcagacgtctcctctgaaacatgaaggagaaacatcagacgtctcctctgaaacatgaaggagaaccatcagacgtctcctctgaaacatgaaggaacatcagacgtctcctctgaaacatgaaggagaaccatcagacgtctcctctgaaacatgaaggagaaccatcagacgtctcctctgaaacatgaaggaacatcagacgtctcctctgaaacatgaaggaacatcagacgtctcctctgaaacatgaaggaacatcagacgtctcctctgaaacatgaaggagaaccatcagacgtctcctctgaaacatgaaggaacatcagacgtctcctctgaaacatgaagaaccatcagacgtctcctctgaaacatgaaggaacatcagacgtctcctctgaaacatgaaggagaaacatcagacgtctcctctgaaacatgaagaaccatcagacgtctcctctgaaacatgaagaaccatcagacgtctcctctgaaacatgaaggagaaccatcagacgtctcctctgaaacatgaaggagaaacatcagacgtctcctctgaaacatgaaggaacatcagacgtctcctctgaaacatgaaggaacatcagacgtctcctctgaaacatgaaggagaaccatcagacgtctcctctgaaacatgaaggaacatcagacgtctcctctgaaacatgaaggagaaacatcagacgtctcctctgaaacatgaaggagaaacatcagacgtctcctctgaaacatggagaaccatcagacgtctcctctgaaacatgaagaaccatcagacgtctcctctgaaacatgaaggagaaccatcagacgtctcctctgaaacatgaaggaacatcagacgtctcctctgaaacatgaaggagaaccatcagacgtctcctctgaaacatgaagaaccatcagacgtctcctctgaaacatgaaggagaaacatcagacgtctcctctgaaacatgaagaaccatcagacgtctcctctgaaacatgaaggagaaccatcagacgtctcctctgaaacatgaagaaccatcagacgtctcctctgaaacatgaaggagaaacatcagacgtctcctctgaaacatgaaggaacatcagacgtctcctctgaaacatgaaggagaaccatcagacgtctcctctgaaacatgaaggagaaccatcagacgtctcctctgaaacatgaaggagaaacatcagacgtctcctctgaaacatgaaggaacatcagacgtctcctctgaaacatgaaggagaaccatcagacgtctcctctgaaacatgaaggagaaccatcagacgtctcctctgaaacatgaaggagaaccatcagacgtctcctctgaaacatgaaggaacatcagacgtctcctctgaaacatgaaggagaaacatcagacgtctcctctgaaacatgaaggaacatcagacgtctcctctgaaacatgaaggagaaccatcagacttctcctctgaaacatgaaggagaaccatcagacgtctcctctgaaacatgaaggagaaccatcagacgtctcctctgaaacatgaaggagaaccatccgacgtctcctctgaaacatgaaggaacatcagacgtctcctctgaaacatgaaggagaaacatctgacgtctcctctgaaacatgaagaaccatcagacgtctcctctgaaacatgaaggaacatcagacgtctcctctgaaacatgaaggagaaccatcagacgtctcctctgaaacatgaagaaccatcagacgtctcctctgaaacatgaaggaacatcagacgtctcctctgaaacatgaaggagaaccatcagacgtctcctctgaaacatgaagaaccatcagacgtctcctctgaaacatgaaggaacatcagacgtctcctctgaaacatgaagaaccatcagacgtctcctctgaaacatgaaggagaactcACTGAAGTTTTTGGTGTTccaggtgtgaaatagaggaacGTTTCTTCCTTCAGGTCCAAACTGAAATTCCTCCAGATCCTGAACGCCtcgctgtgatgtcatcagacgCTCCATCTTCGTCACCATGACGACCTGAAGACAGGAAGAAGAcgatcaatcagtcaatcaatcagttTATTGATCTGATAAATGAAGATAAATGAAGCGTCACCATTTTATCGACGACGTCCTGCAGCTTGCAGCATTCAtcctgcagctctgcagctccGCCGGTCTGCTGCCACGGagctgatgaagatgatgaagaggatgaagaggatgaagacTCGTCCActagcagcagctgatcactcCGAGAACTGAGCGACAGAAAAGGGATGAAAGATGTTTaaactacacacaaacacttctTAAATCcacattaaactaaactaattaaactaaactaattaaactaaagtaattaaactaaagtaattaaactaaactaattaaactaaactaattaaactaaagtaattaaactaaagtagttaaactaaactaattaaactaaagtaattagagtaaagtaattaaactaaactaattaaactaaagtaattagagtaaagtaattaaactaaactaattaaactaaactaattaaactaaagtaatttaactaaagtaattaaactaaactaattaaactaaactaattaaactaaaataattaaactaaactaattaaactaaagtaattaaactaaactaattaaactaaactaattaaactaaactaattaaactaaagtaattaaactaaactaatttaactaaactaattaaactaaagtaattaaattaaactaaagtaattaaactaaagtaattaaactaaagtaattaaactaaactaattaaactaaagtaattaaactaaagtaattacagtaaactaattaaactaaagtaattacagtaaagtaattaaactaaagtaattaaactaaactaattaaactaaagtaattagagtaaagtaattaaactaaagtaattagagtaaactaattaaactaaagtaattagagtaaagtaattaaactaaattaattaaactaaagtaattaaactaaactaatttaactaaactaattaaactaaactaatttaactaaactaattaaactaaactaattaaactaaagtaattaaactaaactaatttaactaaactaattaaactaaactaattaaattaaactaaactaattaaactaaagtaattaaactaaagtaattaaactaaactaattaaactaaagtaattaaactaaagtaattaaactaaagtaattaaactaaactaattaaactaaagtaattaaactaaagtaattacagtaaactaattaaactaaagtaattaaactaaagtaattacagtaaactaattaaactaaagtaattagagtaaagtaattaaactaaagtaattaaactaaactaattaaactaaagtaattagagtaaagtaattaaactaaagtaattagagtaaactaattaaactaaagtaattagagtaaagtaattaaactaaagtaattaaactaaagtaattagagtaaagtaattaaactaaattaattaaactaaagtaattaaactaaagtaattag
The genomic region above belongs to Sebastes fasciatus isolate fSebFas1 unplaced genomic scaffold, fSebFas1.pri Scaffold_375, whole genome shotgun sequence and contains:
- the cinp gene encoding cyclin-dependent kinase 2-interacting protein, whose translation is FLRLTELKHEENTRQSVSPGDITVTSANRKCSAVTGSSRKIKDNAADWHNLMVRWEKLNEDGFNVAGNIVHIRLTRSRSDQLLLVDESSSSSSSSSSSSAPWQQTGGAAELQDECCKLQDVVDKMVVMVTKMERLMTSQRGVQDLEEFQFGPEGRNVPLFHTWNTKNFKETSDVPSCFRGDV